Proteins co-encoded in one Arachis stenosperma cultivar V10309 chromosome 7, arast.V10309.gnm1.PFL2, whole genome shotgun sequence genomic window:
- the LOC130939638 gene encoding proline--tRNA ligase, chloroplastic/mitochondrial-like, giving the protein MAVSLRLPSLTLTNLFASPSSIPILRRRRPHGTLLRPPPLAASFSSQRAEAASAQTQYNSKSSKGSDQVITPRSQDFNAWYLDLIANAELADYGPVRGTMVIRPYGYAIWESIQDYLNVKFKETGHSNMYFPQFIPYSFIEKEASHVEGFCLLMLALIFVILEAVSGSTHK; this is encoded by the exons ATGGCAGTGTCACTGAGACTGCCCTCTCTAACGCTAACGAACCTGTTCGCCTCACCGTCTTCTATTCCCATTCTACGACGCCGACGCCCCCATGGCACTCTTCTCCGGCCGCCGCCCCTCGCTGCTAGCTTCTCCTCGCAGAGAGCAGAAGCTGCGTCAGCTCAGACCCAGTATAACTCGAAGAGCAGCAAAGGGAGCGACCAAGTAATAACGCCAAGGTCACAGGACTTCAACGCTTGGTACCTCGACCTCATAGCCAACGCCGAGCTAGCCGATTACGGTCCTGTTCGCGGCACCATGGTCATTCGTCCCTATGGTTACGCTATTTGGGAATCCATTCAG GACTATTTGAATGTGAAGTTCAAGGAAACAGGGCATAGTAACATGTACTTTCCGCAG TTTATTCCATACTCATTTATAGAGAAAGAAGCAAGTCATGTGGAGGGCTTTTGTTTGCTGAT GTTAGCTTTGATTTTTGTAATTCTTGAGGCTGTGTCAGGTTCGACCCACAAGTGA